The proteins below are encoded in one region of Segatella copri:
- the ettA gene encoding energy-dependent translational throttle protein EttA yields MATVDDKKIIFSMVGVSKIIPQNQKQILKNIYLSFFYGAKIGIIGLNGAGKSTLMKIIAGLEQPTQGEVVWSPGYSVGYLPQDPPLDENKTVKENVMEGVQKIYDALAEYEDINNKFGLEEYYGDPDKMDKLMQRQAEVQDIIDATDAWNIDSKLERAMAALHCPPGDWSVTNLSGGERRRVALCRLLLQKPDVLLLDEPTNHLDAESIDWLEQHLQQYEGTVIAVTHDRYFLDDVSEWILELDRGEGIPWKGNYSSWLDQKTKRMIQEEKTASKRRKTLERELEWVRMAPKARQAKGKARLNSYEQMLNQEQKEREEKLEIFIPNGPRLGNKVIEAQHVKKAFGEKVLFNDLNFMLPPNGIVGVIGPNGAGKTTLFRLIMGLDQADGGTFEVGETVKLAYVDQQHKDIDPQKTVYEVISQGNETLRLGGRDVNARAYISRFNFSGTDQSKLCSVLSGGERNRLQLALALKQEGNVLLLDEPTNDIDVNTLRALEEGLEAFAGCAVVISHDRWFLDRICTHILAFEGNGEVFFFEGSYSEYEINKARRLGDTEIKKGRYRKLMEE; encoded by the coding sequence ATGGCAACAGTTGACGACAAGAAGATCATCTTCTCAATGGTGGGCGTATCTAAGATTATCCCACAAAACCAGAAGCAGATTCTGAAGAACATCTACCTATCGTTCTTCTACGGAGCAAAAATCGGTATCATCGGTTTGAACGGTGCCGGTAAATCTACGTTGATGAAAATCATCGCAGGACTTGAGCAACCTACCCAGGGTGAGGTGGTTTGGAGCCCAGGCTACTCTGTGGGCTACTTGCCTCAGGATCCTCCGCTCGACGAGAACAAGACCGTGAAGGAAAACGTGATGGAGGGTGTGCAGAAAATCTATGATGCACTCGCTGAATACGAGGACATCAACAACAAATTCGGTCTCGAAGAATATTACGGAGACCCTGATAAGATGGACAAGCTGATGCAGCGTCAGGCAGAGGTGCAGGATATCATTGATGCAACCGATGCCTGGAACATCGACTCCAAGCTGGAGCGTGCGATGGCTGCCCTGCATTGTCCTCCTGGTGATTGGTCTGTTACCAATCTCTCGGGTGGTGAGCGCCGCCGCGTGGCTCTCTGCCGCCTGCTCCTGCAGAAGCCGGATGTACTCCTGCTCGATGAGCCTACCAACCACCTGGATGCTGAGAGCATCGACTGGCTGGAGCAGCACCTGCAGCAGTATGAGGGTACCGTAATCGCCGTAACCCACGACCGCTACTTCCTCGACGACGTGAGCGAGTGGATTCTGGAGTTGGACCGTGGCGAGGGTATTCCATGGAAGGGCAACTATTCTTCATGGCTCGACCAGAAGACCAAGCGAATGATTCAGGAGGAGAAGACTGCCTCTAAGCGCCGCAAGACATTGGAGCGCGAGTTGGAATGGGTTCGCATGGCACCTAAGGCCCGTCAGGCTAAGGGTAAGGCTCGTCTGAACTCTTACGAGCAGATGCTCAACCAGGAGCAGAAGGAGCGCGAGGAGAAGCTGGAAATCTTCATCCCTAACGGTCCTCGTCTGGGTAACAAGGTGATTGAGGCTCAGCATGTGAAGAAGGCGTTCGGCGAGAAAGTTCTCTTCAACGATCTCAACTTCATGCTTCCTCCTAACGGCATCGTAGGTGTGATTGGTCCTAACGGAGCCGGCAAGACTACCCTCTTCCGCCTCATTATGGGCTTGGATCAGGCTGATGGCGGTACATTCGAGGTTGGTGAGACCGTGAAGCTGGCTTATGTTGACCAGCAGCACAAGGACATCGACCCACAAAAGACCGTTTACGAGGTGATTTCTCAGGGCAACGAGACCTTGCGTCTGGGTGGCAGAGATGTGAATGCACGTGCTTACATCAGCCGCTTCAATTTCTCGGGCACCGACCAGAGCAAGCTCTGCAGCGTACTCTCGGGTGGTGAGCGCAACCGTCTGCAGTTGGCATTGGCATTGAAGCAGGAAGGCAACGTATTGCTCCTCGATGAGCCTACCAACGATATCGACGTGAACACGCTGCGTGCCTTGGAGGAAGGTTTGGAGGCATTTGCCGGTTGTGCGGTGGTTATCAGCCACGACCGCTGGTTCCTCGACCGTATCTGTACCCACATTCTTGCCTTCGAGGGCAATGGGGAGGTCTTCTTCTTTGAGGGCAGCTATTCTGAGTATGAAATCAACAAGGCGCGCCGTCTTGGAGATACAGAGATCAAGAAGGGTCGCTATCGCAAGTTGATGGAGGAATAA